In the Syngnathus scovelli strain Florida chromosome 16, RoL_Ssco_1.2, whole genome shotgun sequence genome, one interval contains:
- the coa3b gene encoding cytochrome C oxidase assembly factor 3b: protein MAEEAAAKSTKRILTATEEQLLRRRQELDYWKKNATRIRSRNLVTGLCIGAFVVGMFSYTILSVKQERILDEIDEEARIHIIRGPRTGANS, encoded by the exons ATGGCGGAGGAAGCTGCGGCCAAGTCGACGAAACGGATATTAACGGCTACGGAGGAGCAGCTCCTTCGCCGCCGACAAGAGTTAGATTACTGGAAGAAAAATGCAACGCGAATCCGCAGCAGGAACCTTGTGACCGGCTTGTGTATTGGCGCGTTTGTGGTCGGTATGT TTAGTTACACCATCCTGTCCGTCAAACAGGAGAGAATCCTGGATGAAATAGATGAGGAAGCCAGGATCCATATCATCAGAGGTCCACGGACCGGTGCCAACTCTTGA